One genomic segment of Catalinimonas alkaloidigena includes these proteins:
- the malQ gene encoding 4-alpha-glucanotransferase — protein MLKNRSCGVLLHITSLPSAFGIGDLGPEAYKFADFMLESGLTYWQILPLNPVEGDSGYSPYSGLSAFAGNPMLISPELLMDEGYLEVQDLEHKYNFSESQVEFEKVIQLKKQFLDKAFINFSKNATPRQSGLFKKFCHEQAYWLEDFADYMAIKNFFGSQAWYDWPTDLRDRDKKSLKKFRKELKKEIYKEKFLQFVFFQQWETLKLYCKDRSILFFGDLPFYVGQDSADVWSHTEIFKLDDDKSPKAVAGVPPDYFSETGQLWGMPVFDWKKLKKRNYDWWVDRIDHNLNMFDLIRLDHFRAFSDYWEVPAGEKTAINGSWKKGPGKRFFKKLNKKYPELPIIAEDLGDIDQPVYDLMEQFQLPGMKVLLFAFGEGMAQNAYVPHHHVPNSVVYTGTHDNNTCLGWYSEAAPEEQKNFSKYINRTVNEKNAASHMVRLAMSSVGKLCVIPMQDFLGLGKEAIMNVPSTAQGNWLWRMKPQQADGKQARKIKELLTLYDRHRPNVDPVKMP, from the coding sequence ATGCTAAAAAATAGAAGTTGCGGAGTACTTCTGCACATTACATCTCTACCCTCAGCTTTCGGAATTGGAGACCTTGGGCCTGAAGCTTATAAGTTTGCTGATTTTATGCTGGAGTCAGGACTCACTTACTGGCAGATTTTACCACTCAACCCGGTTGAAGGAGATAGTGGATATTCTCCTTACAGCGGACTCTCCGCTTTTGCTGGTAATCCCATGCTCATCAGTCCGGAATTACTTATGGATGAAGGTTATCTGGAGGTTCAGGACTTAGAGCATAAGTACAACTTCAGTGAAAGTCAGGTAGAGTTTGAAAAAGTGATTCAGTTAAAAAAACAATTCCTTGACAAAGCATTCATAAACTTTAGCAAAAACGCTACTCCCCGACAAAGCGGGCTGTTTAAAAAGTTTTGTCATGAACAGGCGTATTGGCTGGAGGACTTTGCTGATTACATGGCCATTAAGAATTTTTTCGGATCACAAGCCTGGTATGATTGGCCAACAGACCTCAGAGATAGAGATAAAAAGAGCCTGAAAAAATTCAGGAAAGAATTAAAGAAGGAAATTTATAAAGAAAAATTCCTTCAATTTGTATTCTTCCAGCAGTGGGAAACGCTTAAACTATACTGCAAAGATCGGAGCATTTTATTTTTTGGTGATCTCCCTTTTTATGTAGGTCAGGATAGCGCCGATGTTTGGTCACATACAGAAATTTTTAAATTAGACGATGATAAATCACCTAAAGCAGTAGCTGGTGTACCTCCTGACTACTTTAGTGAAACCGGCCAGCTGTGGGGGATGCCTGTATTTGACTGGAAAAAATTAAAAAAGCGAAATTACGATTGGTGGGTAGACAGAATAGACCATAATCTTAATATGTTTGACCTGATCCGCCTGGATCATTTTCGTGCCTTCTCAGACTACTGGGAAGTTCCTGCCGGCGAAAAAACAGCAATTAACGGCAGTTGGAAAAAAGGGCCGGGTAAAAGGTTTTTCAAAAAATTAAATAAAAAGTATCCTGAGCTGCCTATTATCGCTGAGGACTTAGGTGACATTGACCAGCCAGTTTATGATCTGATGGAGCAGTTTCAACTTCCTGGCATGAAAGTATTACTTTTTGCCTTTGGAGAAGGCATGGCTCAAAATGCATATGTTCCTCATCACCATGTTCCAAATTCAGTAGTATATACGGGTACTCATGATAATAATACCTGCCTGGGATGGTATAGTGAAGCTGCTCCTGAAGAGCAAAAAAACTTTAGCAAGTACATCAACCGTACGGTAAATGAAAAAAACGCGGCCAGTCATATGGTACGTCTTGCGATGTCCTCTGTGGGAAAATTATGTGTTATCCCTATGCAGGATTTTCTGGGTTTAGGAAAAGAAGCGATTATGAACGTTCCTTCAACCGCGCAAGGAAACTGGCTTTGGAGAATGAAACCCCAACAGGCAGATGGCAAGCAAGCCAGAAAAATAAAAGAATTACTAACCCTTTATGACAGGCACCGACCTAATGTTGATCCAGTAAAAATGCCTTGA